Below is a window of bacterium DNA.
GCTGCGGATCCATCTGAAGATCGACACGGGCGTCAATCGGCAGGGGCTGCGGCCCGAGGAGTGGCCGGCGGCGCGCGAGATCCTCGCCGGCGCGCCGGGCCTGCAACTGGTCGGCGTCTCGAGCCATTTCGCCGACATCGAGGACACCACCGATCATGCCTTCGCCGAGGCGCAGATGCGGCGTTTCGAGGAGATGTCGGCGACCCTGCGGGAGCACGGCCACCCGGACGTCGCGCGCCACATGACCTGCAGCGCCGCGGCCCTCGTCTGGGACCGCACCCACGGCGACATCGCGCGCGTGGGCGTGGGGGCCTACGGCATCTGGCCCAGCCGGGAGACCCGCGTGTCCGTGCGCAGCCGCGGTCGCGAGGAGATCGACCTGCGTCCCGCGTTGACCTGGGCCGTCCGCGTCTCGCAGGTGCGCGACGTGCCCGCGGGAGAGACCGTGGGGTACGGGCGCACCTGGAAGGCCATGACCGACACGCGCGTGGCGGTGCTGCCGTTCGGCTATGCCGACGGCCTGCCGCGGGCCCTCGGCGGCCGGTCCCACGTGCTGATCCGCGGTCGTCGGGCGCCGCTCGTCGGCCGCATGTGCATGAACCTGTGCATGGTCGATGTGGGGGCCGTGCCCGGGGCGTGCGCGGGCGACGAGGCCGTGCTGCTGGGCAGGCAGGGCGAGGAAACGATCACCGCCGAGATGCTGGCCGACCACGTCGGCACCATCGCCTACGAGGTGCTGACCTGGCCGGGCGAGACCTGGACCCGCGGCGCGGATTGACAGACCAGCGTTGGGAGAACCCATGTTCGGATCCCTGAAGCAGTTCTTCGACGAGAAGCTCGCGCCGGCCGCGGCGGTCAGCGAGGAGGAGCGTCTGCAGGTGGCCACCTGCGCGCTGCTGCTCGAGGTCGCCCATGCCGACGACGACTACAGCGAGGACGAGGTGCAGACGGTCATGGCGGTGGTGGGCCGGCGCTTCGGGCTGTCCGCCGCGGAAACCTCCGGGCTGCTGGCCGTTGCCGACGAGGAACGGCGGCGCAGCGGCGACCTCTACCAGTTCGCCCGCCTCGTCAACGACAGCTACACGCGGGAGCGGAAACTCGCCATCGTGGAGCTGCTGTGGCGGGTCGTCTACAGCGACGGCGTGCTCGAGTCCCACGAGGACGCCCTCATGCACAAGCTGGGCACCCTGCTCGGCGTGCGCCTCGACGAATTGATGGCCCTCAAGGTGCAGGTCAAGCGCGACCTCGGCCTGTAGCCGCCGGGTGTACCGGGCGGAGGCTCGGGTGTCCCTCCAGGTACGGGTTCGGGCCGCCGCTGCGGGCGGCCGGGCGGTCGCGATCATCTCAACTCCCTGTCGATATGTGATTTGCGGATGCGGCGAAATCGTGGCATCGCGTCTGCATGGGCCCGGCGGACGACAGACCCCACCCATGTCCCAGGGGCAGACCACCAATCCCACGAGGAGGGAACCACGATGATGCACCACCCGACCCGTCCGGCCCTGATCCTGGCCGCCGCCCTGCTGGCGCTCGGCCTGCTGGCCGGCTGCAGCGACGACGCGGCCGACCCCGCCGTCTCCGCCGCCGGCGGCGACGACTACGCGGCCCTGGACTTCAGCGACCCCTACGGCGGCCTGACGGCCAGCGACGAACAGGAGGCCTTCGCCGACGAGGCGTTGCTGGCCATGTCCCTCGCGGGCGAGGGCGAGGAGATCGCCGATCCCGTCGCCGACGATCCGGCCGTGCGCGAGATGCTGCGCCGCGGCGAGATGGCGCCCGATCCG
It encodes the following:
- the alr gene encoding alanine racemase translates to MPDAAPDSGNLHDGPWLTIRVDRAALRHNIGEFRRLVEPPTRLMAVVKANAYGHGLLLAAESFLAGGADLLGVHAWSEAAALRDGGVTAPIIVLGPVSGAEAAAAAARGVEVIVPGLDLLRAAAAAIPAAGRLRIHLKIDTGVNRQGLRPEEWPAAREILAGAPGLQLVGVSSHFADIEDTTDHAFAEAQMRRFEEMSATLREHGHPDVARHMTCSAAALVWDRTHGDIARVGVGAYGIWPSRETRVSVRSRGREEIDLRPALTWAVRVSQVRDVPAGETVGYGRTWKAMTDTRVAVLPFGYADGLPRALGGRSHVLIRGRRAPLVGRMCMNLCMVDVGAVPGACAGDEAVLLGRQGEETITAEMLADHVGTIAYEVLTWPGETWTRGAD
- a CDS encoding TerB family tellurite resistance protein, with translation MFGSLKQFFDEKLAPAAAVSEEERLQVATCALLLEVAHADDDYSEDEVQTVMAVVGRRFGLSAAETSGLLAVADEERRRSGDLYQFARLVNDSYTRERKLAIVELLWRVVYSDGVLESHEDALMHKLGTLLGVRLDELMALKVQVKRDLGL